One Streptomyces dangxiongensis genomic window, GATCGCGGCGACCTCGTCGTGCAGCGCGATGTACGACCAGTACTGCCGCCCGTCGCCCAGCCGTCCCCCGAGCCCCGCCCGGAACAGCGGGAACAGCCGTGCCCACGCCCCGCCGCCCCGGGCCACGACCAGCCCCGTGCGCAGGAACACCGTCCGCACCCCCGCCTCCCGCACGGGGGCCGCCGCCCGCTCCCACTCCACGCACAGCCCGGACAGGAAGCCGTCGCCCGGCGGGGCGTCCTCGTCCACCACCCGGTCGCCGGTCTCGCCGTAGAAGCCGATCGCGCTGCCGTTGACGAACACCCGCGGCGGCTCGGCCAGCGCGGTCACCGCCTCGGCGAGCGCGGCCGTGCCCCGCACCCGGCTGTCCCGCAGCAACCGCTTGTACTCCGGCGTCCAGCGCCGGTCGCCCACCCCGGCGCCCGCCAGGTTGACCACCACGTCACAGCCGGCCAGCCCG contains:
- a CDS encoding TIGR01777 family oxidoreductase, which translates into the protein MERSRIAVAGASGLIGSALVRSLTADGHEVVRLVRRAPQGADEVRWDPGRQYVDPAGLAGCDVVVNLAGAGVGDRRWTPEYKRLLRDSRVRGTAALAEAVTALAEPPRVFVNGSAIGFYGETGDRVVDEDAPPGDGFLSGLCVEWERAAAPVREAGVRTVFLRTGLVVARGGGAWARLFPLFRAGLGGRLGDGRQYWSYIALHDEVAAIRHLVDTDTLSGPFNLTAPEPLTNREITAAMSRVLRRPAVFAVPAPALRAALGEMAGDVLGSQRVVPRRLLESGFRFAFPGIDEAIRAAG